The proteins below come from a single Cannabis sativa cultivar Pink pepper isolate KNU-18-1 chromosome 3, ASM2916894v1, whole genome shotgun sequence genomic window:
- the LOC115711693 gene encoding 3-oxoacyl-[acyl-carrier-protein] reductase 4-like isoform X1, which yields MAATIAFNVVGAPAKLSASFRCSSPLIGGLRSSTQLHPGLSFQRTPSLSFSSSGIRAQVAAVEQSNAASVAKNLEGPVVVVTGASRGIGRAIALALGKSGCKVLVNYARSSKEAEEVSKEIEAHGGQALTFGGDVSKEEDVELMIKTAVDAWGTVDVLINNAGITRDGLLMRMKKNQWQDVIDLNLTGVFLCTQAAAKIMMKKRKGRIVNIASVVGLVGNAGQANYSAAKAGVIGFTKSVAKEYASRNINVNAVAPGFIASDMTAELGEEVEKKILGSIPLGRYGQPEEVAGLVEFLALNSAASYITGQVQSFTCSQKEK from the exons ATGGCCGCAACTATTGCCTTCAACGTTGTCGGAGCTCCGGCTAAACTTTCAGCCTCATTTCGCTGCTCTTCTCCTCTCATCGGTGGCCTTAGATCGTCGACTCAGCTTCATCCTGGTCTTTCTTTCCAACGCACACCTTCATTATCATTTTCATCCTCTG GTATCAGGGCTCAGGTTGCAGCCGTAGAGCAATCGAATGCTGCTTCTGTAGCTAAGAATTTGGAGGGACCTGTGGTTGTTGTCACTGGGGCTTCGAGAGGGATCGGTAGGGCAATTGCTCTTGCTTTGGGCAAATCTGGTTGTAAG GTACTTGTAAATTATGCGAGGTCATCAAAGGAGGCTGAAGAAGTTTCCAAGGAG ATTGAGGCACATGGCGGTCAAGCTCTTACCTTTGGTGGTGACGTCTCAAAAGAAGAAGATGTAGAGTTGATGATCAAAACT GCAGTTGATGCATGGGGAACAGTTGATGTCTTGATCAATAATGCAG GAATAACTAGGGACGGTTTATTGATGAGAATGAAAAAAAACCAGTGGCAAGATGTGATTGATCTAAATCTTACCGGTGTCTTTCTTTGCACACAG GCTGCAGCTAAAATAATGATGAAAAAGAGAAAG GGGAGAATTGTGAATATAGCATCTGTTGTCGGTCTGGTTGGAAATGCTGGTCAAGCGAACTACAGTGCTGCAAAAGCTGGTGTGATTGGTTTCACGAAGTCCGTTGCAAAAGAATATGCAAGCAGGAACATTAAT GTTAATGCTGTGGCCCCTGGTTTTATTGCATCTGATATGACAGCAGAACTTGGAGAAGAGGTAGAAAAAAAGATCTTGGGGAGCATTCCCCTAG GACGATATGGTCAACCTGAGGAAGTAGCTGGACTGGTAGAATTCTTGGCACTTAACTCCGCGGCTAGTTATATTACTGGACAGGTACAATCCTTTACTTGTAGCCAAAAGGAAAAATAG
- the LOC115711693 gene encoding 3-oxoacyl-[acyl-carrier-protein] reductase 4-like isoform X2: protein MAATIAFNVVGAPAKLSASFRCSSPLIGGLRSSTQLHPGLSFQRTPSLSFSSSGIRAQVAAVEQSNAASVAKNLEGPVVVVTGASRGIGRAIALALGKSGCKVLVNYARSSKEAEEVSKEIEAHGGQALTFGGDVSKEEDVELMIKTAVDAWGTVDVLINNAGITRDGLLMRMKKNQWQDVIDLNLTGVFLCTQAAAKIMMKKRKGRIVNIASVVGLVGNAGQANYSAAKAGVIGFTKSVAKEYASRNINVNAVAPGFIASDMTAELGEEVEKKILGSIPLGRYGQPEEVAGLVEFLALNSAASYITGQVFTIDGGMVM from the exons ATGGCCGCAACTATTGCCTTCAACGTTGTCGGAGCTCCGGCTAAACTTTCAGCCTCATTTCGCTGCTCTTCTCCTCTCATCGGTGGCCTTAGATCGTCGACTCAGCTTCATCCTGGTCTTTCTTTCCAACGCACACCTTCATTATCATTTTCATCCTCTG GTATCAGGGCTCAGGTTGCAGCCGTAGAGCAATCGAATGCTGCTTCTGTAGCTAAGAATTTGGAGGGACCTGTGGTTGTTGTCACTGGGGCTTCGAGAGGGATCGGTAGGGCAATTGCTCTTGCTTTGGGCAAATCTGGTTGTAAG GTACTTGTAAATTATGCGAGGTCATCAAAGGAGGCTGAAGAAGTTTCCAAGGAG ATTGAGGCACATGGCGGTCAAGCTCTTACCTTTGGTGGTGACGTCTCAAAAGAAGAAGATGTAGAGTTGATGATCAAAACT GCAGTTGATGCATGGGGAACAGTTGATGTCTTGATCAATAATGCAG GAATAACTAGGGACGGTTTATTGATGAGAATGAAAAAAAACCAGTGGCAAGATGTGATTGATCTAAATCTTACCGGTGTCTTTCTTTGCACACAG GCTGCAGCTAAAATAATGATGAAAAAGAGAAAG GGGAGAATTGTGAATATAGCATCTGTTGTCGGTCTGGTTGGAAATGCTGGTCAAGCGAACTACAGTGCTGCAAAAGCTGGTGTGATTGGTTTCACGAAGTCCGTTGCAAAAGAATATGCAAGCAGGAACATTAAT GTTAATGCTGTGGCCCCTGGTTTTATTGCATCTGATATGACAGCAGAACTTGGAGAAGAGGTAGAAAAAAAGATCTTGGGGAGCATTCCCCTAG GACGATATGGTCAACCTGAGGAAGTAGCTGGACTGGTAGAATTCTTGGCACTTAACTCCGCGGCTAGTTATATTACTGGACAG GTCTTTACAATTGATGGTGGAATGGTGATGTAA
- the LOC115711692 gene encoding protein PLASTID TRANSCRIPTIONALLY ACTIVE 10 — protein MQILQNPPHHIFFSFPKTLNPSSTKPHFHHHHPLPWRPLLPPTTPLRASFRANCLPSDEFPVDESFMQSFAPRDNETEEEARIRNWVERGWAPWEEVLSPEADFARKSLNEGEEVPLQSPDSIEAFKMLRPRYRKKKMEEIGLTEEDYYMKQIESKFEVPEPISTTWAGPLVVRMMPPRDWPPRGWEVDKKELEFIREAHKLQAVRVNVEGLEKKVKVETDDMCLDRYKVFLKQYKEWVDANKDRLEEESYKYDQDYYPGRRKRGKDYKEGMYELPFYYPGQICEGKVTTLHLYQGAFVDIGGVHDGWVPIKGNDWYWIRHHIQVGMPVLVEILAKRDPYRFRFPIEMRFVHPNIDHLIFNRFEFAPIFHRDNDTNPDELRRDADRPPIPRKIPGDKPEEEPLLSNHPYVEKLWQIHIAEQMILDDLEANPDKYKGKKLSELSDDEDFDEENSVEHAKVRYKKTLVPKVTLKTSVKELDLEAAFAERQLRIKQKKEAEERGEEYKVTNMRRNDEMDEYDLLHWRRSFEEREALIRDMSCRRALGLPLEEPGRYVEASYFGKDQYDPDSALYRYDYWGEPKNSEKSKQERMTDAHNKSIVGKGNVWYEMSYDECIKQKTEREAKGIKPRVVNDEDSDGSQDDDDDDDDDFDFSILSEYSLEMANQPHVNGTESSKVSEEGMFED, from the exons ATGCAAATCCTCCAAAACCCTCCTCATCATATCTTCTTCTCCTtccctaaaaccctaaacccttcTTCTACCAAACCCCATTTTCACCACCACCATCCTCTCCCATGGCGTCCTCTCCTTCCTCCGACCACACCACTCCGTGCCAGCTTCAGGGCCAACTGCCTCCCCTCCGACGAGTTCCCCGTCGACGAGTCATTCATGCAGAGTTTCGCCCCGAGAGACAATGAAACAGAGGAAGAAGCTCGAATTCGCAACTGGGTCGAGCGAGGTTGGGCCCCATGGGAAGAAGTCCTCTCCCCTGAAGCTGATTTCGCTCGTAAGAGCTTGAACGAGGGAGAGGAGGTTCCACTCCAATCACCCGATTCCATTGAAGCTTTCAAGATGTTGAGGCCCAGATACCGGAAGAAGAAAATGGAGGAAATTGGTCTGACTGAGGAGGACTATTACATGAAGCAGATTGAGTCTAAATTTGAGGTGCCTGAGCCAATAAGTACGACATGGGCTGGACCATTGGTCGTGAGAATGATGCCTCCGAGGGATTGGCCTCCGAGGGGTTGGGAGGTTGATAAGAAGGAGTTGGAGTTTATAAGAGAAGCTCATAAGTTGCAGGCAGTGAGAGTGAATGTCGAAGGGTTAGAGAAGAAGGTCAAAGTTGAGACTGATGATATGTGTTTGGATAGGTATAAGGTGTTCTTGAAGCAGTATAAGGAGTGGGTTGATGCTAACAAGGATAGGTTGGAAGAGGAGTCTTACAAG TATGACCAAGATTACTACCCTGGTAGGAGGAAAAGAGGAAAAGATTACAAAGAAGGCATG TATGAGCTTCCGTTTTATTATCCAGGACAA ATTTGTGAAGGAAAAGTGACTACTTTGCACCTTTATCAAGGAGCTTTTGTTGACATTGGTGGTGTTCATGATGG GTGGGTCCCAATAAAAGGTAATGACTGGTACTGGATCCGCCATCACATACAAGTTGGAATGCCTGTCCTTGTTGAAATTCTG GCGAAGAGAGATCCTTACCGCTTTCGATTTCCTATTGAAATGCGATTTGTCCATCCTAACATAGACCACCTGAT CTTTAACAGATTTGAGTTTGCACCAATATTCCATCGAGACAATGACACAAATCCAGACGAATTGCGG CGTGATGCTGACAGGCCTCCTATTCCCCGGAAAATCCCTGGAGACAAACCAGAAGAGGAACCTTTATTGTCAAATCACCCTTATGTTGAAAAG TTGTGGCAGATACATATTGCTGAGCAGATGATTTTGGATGATTTGGAGGCTAATCCTGACAAATACAAAGGAAAAAAATTGTCGGAGTTAAGTGATGATGAAGATTTTGATGAAGAAAACAGTGTTGAACATGCCAAAGTTCGGTATAAGAAAACACTAGTTCCAAAAGTGACTTTG AAAACAAGTGTTAAGGAACTTGACTTAGAGGCTGCTTTTGCCGAGCGACAG CTTCGCATCAAGCAAAAGAAGGAAGCAGAAGAAAGAGGAGAGGAATACAAAGTAACAAATATGAGACGAAATGATGAGATGGATGAGTATGATTTGCTGCATTGGCGTCGATCATTTGAGGAACGAGAAGCCTTGATCAGAGACATGAGCTG cCGTCGTGCTCTAGGATTACCACTAGAAGAGCCAGGAAGGTATGTCGAAGCTAGTTACTTTGGGAAGGATCAATATGACCCAGACAGTGCTCTGTATCGCTATGACTACTGGGGAGAGCCAAAGAATTCAGAGAAGAGCAAGCAAGAGCGAATGACAGATGCCCACAACAAATCTATTGTTGGCAAGGGCAATGTGTGGTACGAAATGTCATATGATGAGTGCATCAAACAAAAGACGGAAAGAGAAGCTAAAGGAATTAAGCCAAGAGTAGTCAATGATGAAGATTCAGACGGAAGTCAAGATGACGATGATGACGACGACGATGATTTTGATTTCAGCATTCTGAGTGAATACAGTCTTGAGATGGCAAACCAGCCTCATGTTAATGGGACTGAATCTTCTAAGGTTTCAGAGGAGGGTATGTTTGAGGATTAA